The following proteins come from a genomic window of Flavobacteriaceae bacterium MAR_2010_188:
- a CDS encoding acetylornithine aminotransferase, whose product MSLFNVYPLYDVTPVKAKDVYVYDDKKVRYIDLYGGHAVISIGHSHPRYIAAITNQVNKLGFYSNAIQNPLQVDLAEKLNKMSGCTDYQLFLCNSGAEANENALKLASMVTGRAKILAFKNSFHGRTSAAVAATDNPKIVAPINAQHQVDFINLGDLEAAKNILEKNETCAVIVECIQGVGGLDESNTEFYKGLEELCNQTGTFYIADEVQSGFGRTGDFFAFQKHGLTPDVISIAKGMGNGFPIGGIMIHPKYEAQFGMLGTTFGGNHLACAASLMVLSVMDDEDLMENVKSVSAHFMERASKVKQIKRVKGRGLMLGLEFDFNVSDLRKKLIYDYKIFTGSAKNPNLIRILPPMTVQNKHIDMFFDAIEKELNK is encoded by the coding sequence ATGAGCCTTTTCAACGTTTATCCCCTCTACGATGTTACGCCAGTAAAGGCAAAAGATGTATATGTTTACGATGATAAAAAGGTTAGGTACATTGACCTTTATGGTGGGCATGCGGTTATTTCTATTGGGCATTCCCATCCTAGATATATTGCGGCTATCACCAATCAAGTAAATAAGCTTGGGTTTTATAGTAATGCTATCCAAAATCCATTACAGGTAGATTTGGCCGAAAAGCTGAATAAGATGTCGGGCTGCACCGATTATCAACTATTTTTATGTAACTCTGGTGCCGAAGCAAATGAAAATGCTCTAAAATTAGCGTCGATGGTTACAGGCAGAGCAAAGATTTTAGCATTTAAAAACTCATTTCACGGAAGGACATCTGCTGCTGTTGCAGCAACTGATAACCCTAAAATCGTAGCTCCGATAAATGCCCAGCATCAAGTTGATTTTATTAATCTTGGTGATTTGGAGGCAGCTAAGAATATTTTGGAGAAAAATGAAACTTGCGCCGTAATTGTAGAATGCATCCAAGGAGTTGGTGGATTAGATGAAAGCAATACCGAGTTTTATAAAGGCTTAGAAGAGCTGTGCAATCAAACAGGAACATTTTATATTGCTGATGAAGTGCAATCAGGTTTTGGGAGGACTGGCGATTTTTTCGCATTTCAAAAACATGGGCTTACTCCAGATGTTATTTCGATTGCGAAAGGAATGGGAAATGGTTTCCCGATTGGTGGGATAATGATTCATCCAAAATATGAAGCACAATTTGGTATGCTCGGGACAACTTTCGGTGGAAATCATCTTGCTTGTGCCGCATCATTAATGGTGTTGAGCGTAATGGATGATGAAGATTTAATGGAAAATGTAAAATCGGTTTCCGCTCATTTTATGGAAAGAGCTTCAAAAGTAAAGCAGATTAAAAGAGTAAAAGGAAGAGGGTTAATGTTGGGTTTAGAATTCGACTTTAATGTTTCTGACTTAAGGAAAAAGTTAATCTACGATTATAAAATATTTACCGGAAGTGCAAAAAATCCGAACCTCATTAGGATACTTCCACCGATGACCGTTCAAAATAAACATATCGATATGTTCTTCGACGCTATCGAGAAAGAATTAAATAAGTAA
- a CDS encoding argininosuccinate synthase, whose amino-acid sequence MKNKLVLAYSGGLDTSYCAVHLSKDLGYEVHAVSVNTGGFSSEEISKIESNAYKMGVSTYKNINAVETFYNKVIKYLIFGNVLKNNTYPLSVSAERIIQAIEIVEYAKKIGAKYIAHGSTGAGNDQVRFDMIFETLAPDIQIVTPIRDLKLSRQEEIDYLKKNDVDMSWEKAKYSVNRGLWGTSVGGEETLTSKNPLPDHAYPSQLKEDGVEKVTLTFNQGEFVAFNGKTQSPEKNIEKLNEIASKFAIGRDIHVGDTIVGIKGRVGFEAAAALITIKAHHLLEKHTLTKWQMQHKDYLSSFYGMHLHEGQYLDPVMRNIESFLQSSQENVSGEVYISLKPYHFSVDGIDSDHDLMNAKFGSYGEMNKGWTADEAKGFIKIIGNQNKIYHQVNPKK is encoded by the coding sequence ATGAAAAATAAACTTGTTTTAGCCTATAGTGGAGGACTCGACACTTCATATTGTGCCGTACATCTTTCAAAGGATTTAGGTTATGAGGTCCATGCAGTTAGCGTGAACACCGGCGGATTTTCTTCTGAAGAGATTTCTAAGATTGAGTCTAATGCCTATAAGATGGGAGTTTCAACTTATAAAAATATCAACGCGGTAGAAACGTTCTACAACAAGGTCATTAAATATCTGATTTTTGGAAATGTGCTTAAGAATAACACTTATCCACTTTCAGTAAGTGCAGAGCGCATCATTCAGGCTATAGAAATTGTAGAATACGCCAAGAAAATCGGAGCAAAATATATCGCTCACGGCAGTACCGGAGCAGGGAACGACCAAGTGCGTTTTGATATGATTTTTGAAACTCTGGCGCCAGATATCCAGATTGTCACACCAATCCGCGATTTAAAATTAAGTCGTCAAGAAGAAATCGATTATTTAAAGAAGAACGATGTGGATATGTCTTGGGAAAAGGCCAAGTACAGCGTTAACCGAGGCCTTTGGGGCACCAGTGTTGGCGGGGAAGAAACTCTTACTTCCAAAAATCCTTTGCCTGACCACGCTTATCCGTCTCAATTAAAAGAAGATGGGGTAGAAAAAGTCACTCTAACATTTAACCAAGGTGAATTCGTTGCCTTTAATGGAAAAACTCAAAGCCCAGAAAAAAATATCGAAAAGCTGAATGAAATCGCTTCGAAATTCGCCATCGGTCGGGATATTCACGTGGGTGATACCATCGTAGGTATTAAAGGAAGAGTAGGATTTGAAGCCGCTGCTGCGCTCATTACCATAAAAGCACATCATCTTTTAGAAAAGCACACCTTAACCAAGTGGCAAATGCAGCACAAGGATTATCTCAGCAGTTTTTACGGAATGCATTTGCACGAGGGACAATATCTTGACCCAGTTATGCGTAATATCGAATCCTTTTTACAAAGCAGTCAAGAGAATGTCAGTGGAGAAGTTTATATAAGTCTAAAACCTTATCATTTTAGTGTAGATGGAATAGATTCTGACCACGATTTAATGAATGCCAAGTTTGGTAGTTACGGAGAAATGAACAAAGGCTGGACTGCCGATGAAGCTAAAGGTTTTATAAAAATTATCGGTAATCAGAATAAAATATATCATCAAGTAAATCCGAAAAAATGA
- a CDS encoding N-acetyl-gamma-glutamyl-phosphate reductase, with the protein MIEVGIIGGAGYTAGELIRLLLNHPKTNINFIYSTSNAGNSVHSVHQDLVGSTDLKFSSEINPEVEVLFLCLGHGNSKAFLETNSFSKPTKIIDLSNDFRLNADKEFMDKSFVYGLPELNKAQIQSAQYIANPGCFATAIQLALLPLAQSGKMSSDIHVNAVTGSTGAGTSLSDTTHFSWRDNNFSYYKAFNHQHLGEINESLNQLQRNFKNEVIFIPNRGNFSRGIFATAYLDFEGELSDAKTLYQDFYQDAAFTHLSEDAVHMKQVINTNNCLIHLHKHQGKLLISSTIDNLLKGASGQAIQNMNLMFGYKEMEGLRLKASYF; encoded by the coding sequence ATGATAGAAGTTGGCATTATTGGTGGGGCAGGTTATACAGCAGGAGAGTTGATTCGTTTATTGCTGAATCATCCTAAGACTAACATCAACTTTATTTATAGCACTTCTAATGCTGGGAATTCGGTGCATTCTGTTCACCAAGATTTGGTCGGTTCTACCGATTTAAAATTTTCATCAGAAATTAACCCTGAGGTTGAAGTATTATTTCTCTGTTTGGGCCACGGAAATTCTAAAGCATTTTTAGAAACCAATTCATTTTCCAAACCCACTAAAATCATTGATTTAAGTAATGATTTTAGGTTGAATGCCGATAAAGAATTCATGGATAAATCCTTTGTTTATGGTTTGCCAGAATTGAATAAAGCACAGATTCAATCAGCGCAGTATATTGCAAATCCAGGTTGTTTTGCCACTGCAATCCAATTGGCGCTTTTACCTTTGGCTCAATCCGGAAAGATGAGTTCTGATATTCATGTTAATGCAGTAACTGGCTCGACTGGAGCAGGAACTTCACTTTCAGACACGACGCATTTTTCTTGGCGGGATAATAATTTCAGCTATTATAAGGCGTTCAATCATCAGCATTTAGGTGAAATTAACGAGTCTTTAAATCAACTTCAAAGAAATTTTAAGAATGAAGTTATTTTTATTCCAAACCGCGGAAATTTTTCAAGAGGAATATTTGCAACAGCTTATTTGGATTTTGAAGGTGAATTGAGCGACGCTAAAACCTTATACCAAGATTTTTATCAAGATGCTGCATTTACTCATCTTTCCGAAGATGCAGTACATATGAAACAGGTGATTAATACCAATAATTGTTTAATTCACCTTCATAAGCATCAAGGAAAATTGTTGATTTCTAGTACAATCGATAATTTATTGAAGGGAGCGTCGGGACAAGCAATTCAGAATATGAATTTAATGTTCGGTTATAAAGAAATGGAAGGTTTAAGGTTGAAGGCTAGTTATTTTTAA
- a CDS encoding ornithine carbamoyltransferase, with amino-acid sequence MKQYLQLKDISNLPELVKEAILLKMNPFEFKQLGANKTMVLLFFNSSLRTRLSTEKAAKNLGMDVMVLNVNDVWNIEFEDGTVMNAGSSEHIKEAAQVISQYADLIAVRAFPSLTNKEKDQSEYVLNSFKKYATVPIINMESATAHPLQALADAITITELTEKARPKVVLSWAPHPKALPQAVANSFVEMMQHMEVDFSITHPEGYELDKNITKNTPINHNQVEALKNADFVYVKNWSNYNDYGQITSQDPNWMMMQEKLGQAKFMHCLPVRRNVVVEDAVLDGPNSIVIKQANNRTYAAQVVIKNILENL; translated from the coding sequence ATGAAACAATACCTTCAACTTAAGGATATTTCAAATTTGCCAGAATTGGTAAAGGAAGCGATTCTTTTAAAGATGAATCCTTTTGAGTTTAAGCAATTAGGAGCCAACAAAACCATGGTTCTATTGTTTTTTAATTCAAGTTTAAGAACCCGTTTGAGCACCGAAAAGGCCGCGAAAAATTTGGGGATGGATGTTATGGTCCTGAATGTTAACGATGTTTGGAACATAGAATTTGAAGATGGAACCGTTATGAATGCTGGTAGTTCTGAGCATATAAAGGAAGCCGCCCAAGTCATTTCTCAATATGCAGACCTTATTGCGGTTAGGGCTTTCCCAAGTCTTACAAATAAGGAAAAGGATCAATCGGAGTATGTTTTAAACAGTTTTAAAAAGTATGCAACGGTGCCAATTATCAATATGGAAAGCGCGACTGCGCATCCACTTCAGGCGTTGGCAGATGCGATTACGATTACGGAACTTACCGAAAAAGCGAGGCCAAAGGTGGTGCTTTCTTGGGCTCCACATCCCAAAGCTTTGCCCCAAGCGGTTGCTAATTCTTTTGTTGAAATGATGCAGCATATGGAAGTAGATTTTAGCATTACACATCCAGAAGGATATGAACTGGATAAAAATATTACCAAGAACACTCCGATAAATCACAATCAGGTTGAAGCCTTAAAAAATGCAGATTTCGTTTACGTGAAGAATTGGAGCAATTATAATGATTACGGACAAATCACTTCTCAAGATCCAAATTGGATGATGATGCAGGAGAAGTTGGGGCAGGCAAAATTTATGCATTGCTTACCCGTAAGACGAAATGTTGTGGTAGAAGATGCAGTTCTGGACGGACCAAATTCGATTGTAATCAAGCAGGCAAATAACCGTACTTATGCCGCGCAAGTGGTTATAAAGAATATTTTAG
- a CDS encoding pyrroline-5-carboxylate reductase, giving the protein MKIAIIGTGNLGRSIAKGLITNNAITTLYLTKRNIESISEFEGYKNVTVTDDNQLAIQKSDILIFAVQPAHLESILQEIALDLTEKHVIISTITGFDISKIESLVGDNQFIIRAMPNTAIAVGKSMTCLCSNEIGKKRIKIAEAIFNRLGHSICIPEVQMQAATVICASGIAFWMRLIRATTQAAIQLGFDSKQAQELAMFTCEGAANLLINTGNHPEEEIDKVTTPKGCTIEGLNEMEHKGLSSSLIQGMVASYNKISNIKKDQI; this is encoded by the coding sequence ATGAAAATAGCAATCATAGGAACCGGAAATCTAGGCAGGTCAATCGCAAAAGGACTTATTACCAACAATGCGATTACGACCCTGTATCTAACCAAACGAAATATCGAATCGATTTCAGAATTTGAAGGTTATAAAAACGTAACCGTCACCGATGATAATCAATTGGCAATTCAGAAATCAGATATTCTAATCTTCGCAGTACAGCCGGCTCACTTAGAATCTATCCTCCAAGAAATTGCACTTGATTTAACCGAAAAGCACGTGATTATTTCAACCATAACCGGATTCGATATTTCAAAAATTGAAAGTTTAGTGGGCGATAATCAATTCATCATTAGAGCAATGCCGAATACCGCCATCGCGGTCGGTAAATCGATGACTTGCCTTTGTAGCAACGAAATTGGTAAAAAAAGAATTAAAATTGCGGAGGCCATTTTTAATCGATTAGGACATTCTATCTGTATCCCAGAAGTTCAGATGCAGGCTGCTACCGTAATTTGTGCCAGTGGAATTGCCTTTTGGATGCGTTTGATTAGAGCAACAACCCAAGCTGCTATTCAACTAGGATTTGATAGCAAACAAGCTCAAGAACTGGCCATGTTTACCTGTGAAGGAGCTGCAAATCTTTTAATCAATACCGGCAATCATCCGGAAGAAGAAATCGATAAAGTTACCACCCCGAAAGGTTGCACTATTGAAGGACTTAACGAGATGGAGCATAAAGGTTTAAGCTCGTCCTTAATACAAGGGATGGTAGCATCTTATAATAAAATCAGCAATATCAAAAAAGACCAAATATGA